One Methanosphaera sp. WGK6 genomic region harbors:
- the uvrA gene encoding excinuclease ABC subunit UvrA, with protein MEIKDEIRQKAIQDRKIIVKGAREHNLQNIDITIPRDEFVVITGLSGSGKSSLAFDTIYAEGQRRYVESLSAYARQFLGQMEKPEVDYIEGLSPAISIDQKTTRVNPRSTVGTVTEIYDYLRLLYARIGIAHCYNCGKEISQQTPGQIAEEIIERNNQEKIYVLAPVVKDRKGMHKKIFESYKQKGFVRVRVDGKIRSLDEEINLNKNNKHVIEIVIDRLKVSNNENFRKRLVESVETGLKISEGLITIAHNDETIPDQFYSEALACPDCGINFMEISPRMFSFNNPQAACPDCNGIGSTLEIDPELVVPDKTLSIHEGAIKPWSNSQRTENYYNKILAGLANHYGFKLDAPYHTLPKKVQNAILYGSKGEKINFTFTRGGKIRTVTKAFEGVIPYMKNVYLDMSAGKYRRKSLKAYMTLHDCPTCNGDRLKPEMLAVTVGDTNIADLTKLSLVDTKEFFDNLKLTPRQEFIGKEILKEIRERIEFLNDVGLNYLTLARSSGTLSGGEAQRIRLATQIGSRLVGVLYVLDEPSIGLHQRDNMKLITTLKHLRDIGNTLIVVEHDEETILEADHVIDIGPGAGENGGILTAQGTPEDIKNNPNSLTGQYISGKKEITVPQKRHKGNGKMLKIIGAQENNLKNINVNFPLGKFICVTGVSGSGKSTLVNEILYHGVEEELTHKHKHKIGKHKEIRGIEHIDKIIVINQSPIGRTPRSNPATYIGLFTDIRDLFAQTPEAKQHGYKPGRFSFNVKGGRCEACSGDGIVQIEMHFLADVYVPCEVCDGKRYNTETLNVRYKGKNINDVLEMTSEEALEFFENIPKIKRKLQTLVDVGLGYVKLGQPATTLSGGEAQRVKLAKELSRQNTSNTLYILDEPTTGLHFEDINKLLKVLLKLRNQGNTLVVIEHNLDVIKTADHIIDLGPEGGKNGGELIAEGTPEEIAEMDTYTGIYLKPMLERSYNDK; from the coding sequence ATGGAAATAAAAGATGAAATAAGACAAAAAGCTATTCAAGATAGGAAAATTATAGTTAAAGGAGCTCGTGAACATAATCTTCAAAATATTGATATAACCATTCCTCGTGATGAATTTGTAGTAATTACAGGATTAAGTGGATCTGGAAAATCATCACTTGCATTTGACACAATATATGCTGAAGGACAGAGAAGATATGTAGAATCATTATCAGCATATGCTAGACAATTTCTAGGACAAATGGAAAAACCAGAAGTAGATTATATTGAAGGATTATCTCCAGCAATATCTATCGACCAAAAAACAACACGAGTTAATCCTCGTTCCACTGTAGGTACTGTTACGGAAATCTATGATTATCTTAGATTATTATATGCAAGAATTGGTATAGCTCATTGTTATAATTGTGGAAAAGAAATATCACAGCAAACCCCTGGACAAATAGCTGAAGAAATCATTGAACGAAATAATCAAGAAAAAATATATGTCTTAGCACCTGTTGTAAAAGATAGAAAAGGAATGCATAAGAAAATATTTGAATCATATAAACAAAAAGGATTTGTAAGAGTACGAGTTGATGGTAAAATACGTTCACTTGATGAGGAAATAAATTTAAATAAAAACAATAAGCACGTGATAGAAATTGTTATAGACCGTCTTAAAGTATCAAATAATGAAAACTTCAGAAAAAGACTTGTTGAATCAGTAGAAACAGGACTTAAAATAAGCGAAGGTCTAATAACTATAGCTCATAATGATGAAACTATTCCAGACCAATTCTATAGTGAAGCTCTAGCCTGCCCTGATTGTGGAATAAACTTTATGGAAATAAGTCCACGAATGTTTTCATTCAACAATCCCCAAGCTGCATGTCCAGATTGTAATGGTATAGGAAGTACACTTGAAATAGATCCGGAACTAGTAGTACCTGATAAAACATTAAGCATACATGAAGGAGCTATTAAACCATGGAGTAATTCTCAAAGAACTGAGAACTATTATAATAAAATACTTGCTGGTCTTGCAAACCATTATGGTTTCAAACTAGATGCACCATATCATACACTACCAAAAAAAGTACAAAATGCAATATTATATGGAAGTAAAGGAGAAAAAATTAACTTCACATTTACTCGTGGAGGAAAAATTAGAACCGTGACCAAAGCATTTGAAGGTGTTATTCCTTACATGAAAAATGTTTATCTTGACATGAGTGCTGGTAAATATCGTAGAAAATCATTAAAAGCATACATGACATTACACGACTGTCCAACATGTAATGGAGATAGATTAAAACCTGAAATGTTAGCAGTTACTGTTGGAGACACTAATATAGCTGACTTAACTAAATTATCTCTTGTTGATACAAAAGAATTCTTTGATAACTTGAAACTTACACCACGCCAAGAATTTATAGGTAAAGAAATATTAAAAGAAATAAGAGAACGAATAGAATTTCTTAATGATGTAGGACTTAACTATCTCACACTAGCACGTTCCTCAGGTACATTATCTGGTGGAGAAGCACAACGTATCCGCCTAGCAACACAAATTGGAAGTAGACTTGTAGGAGTATTATATGTACTTGATGAACCAAGTATAGGTCTTCATCAAAGAGATAATATGAAATTAATCACAACACTCAAACATCTAAGAGATATTGGAAATACATTAATTGTAGTAGAACATGATGAAGAAACAATACTAGAAGCAGACCATGTGATAGATATTGGTCCTGGTGCTGGAGAAAATGGGGGAATACTTACAGCACAGGGAACACCAGAAGACATTAAAAATAATCCTAATTCACTGACAGGTCAATATATCTCTGGAAAAAAAGAAATAACCGTACCCCAAAAACGTCACAAGGGTAATGGGAAAATGCTAAAAATAATAGGAGCACAGGAAAATAATCTTAAAAATATTAATGTTAACTTCCCATTAGGTAAATTTATATGTGTAACAGGAGTTTCTGGTTCAGGAAAAAGTACACTTGTAAATGAAATACTATATCATGGAGTTGAAGAAGAACTTACCCATAAACATAAACATAAAATTGGTAAACATAAAGAAATAAGAGGAATAGAGCATATTGATAAAATTATTGTAATTAATCAATCACCTATAGGACGTACTCCTCGATCAAATCCTGCAACTTATATTGGTTTATTCACTGATATTAGAGATTTATTTGCTCAAACACCTGAAGCAAAACAGCATGGCTATAAACCAGGACGTTTTAGTTTCAATGTTAAAGGTGGACGATGTGAAGCATGTAGTGGAGATGGAATTGTTCAAATTGAAATGCACTTCTTAGCTGACGTTTATGTACCATGTGAAGTATGTGATGGAAAACGTTACAATACTGAAACATTAAATGTTAGATACAAAGGTAAAAATATAAATGATGTACTTGAAATGACAAGTGAAGAAGCATTAGAATTCTTTGAAAATATTCCTAAAATAAAAAGAAAATTACAAACATTAGTTGATGTAGGACTAGGATATGTAAAATTAGGTCAACCTGCTACAACACTATCAGGTGGAGAAGCACAACGTGTGAAACTAGCAAAAGAATTAAGTAGACAAAATACATCAAATACACTCTATATATTAGATGAACCTACAACAGGACTCCATTTTGAAGATATTAATAAATTACTCAAAGTATTACTTAAACTAAGAAATCAGGGAAATACTTTAGTTGTTATAGAGCATAATTTAGATGTTATTAAGACAGCAGACCATATTATAGACCTTGGTCCTGAAGGTGGAAAAAATGGTGGTGAATTAATAGCAGAAGGAACTCCCGAAGAAATTGCTGAAATGGATACTTATACTGGAATTTATCTTAAGCCAATGCTTGAAAGAAGTTATAATGATAAGTAA
- a CDS encoding adenylate kinase family protein produces the protein MIIIITGTPGTGKSTVSKLVAEKMNAKLISINSLLEEYNLNLGTDELRGYKIVDTESMIPIVDKIKEDSNELIIFEGHLAQDYPNADMIIVLRCDPLVLEKRLKPRNWPDRKVRENISSEILGICTSESYETYGEIVQELDTTDTNALETADILSEIIKGEKEFPLGNIDYLEKYFTYL, from the coding sequence ATGATAATTATTATTACAGGTACTCCTGGTACTGGAAAGAGTACTGTTTCAAAATTAGTTGCAGAAAAAATGAATGCAAAGCTTATTAGTATTAATAGTTTACTTGAAGAGTATAATTTAAATTTAGGCACTGATGAGCTTCGTGGATATAAGATAGTTGATACTGAAAGTATGATTCCTATTGTGGATAAAATAAAAGAGGACAGTAATGAATTAATTATCTTTGAAGGTCATCTTGCACAGGATTATCCTAATGCTGACATGATTATAGTTCTTAGATGTGATCCATTAGTACTTGAAAAACGTTTGAAGCCTAGAAATTGGCCAGATCGAAAAGTACGAGAAAATATTTCATCAGAGATTCTTGGGATATGTACATCTGAAAGTTATGAAACATATGGTGAGATTGTCCAAGAATTAGATACTACTGATACAAATGCCCTGGAAACTGCAGATATTCTTTCAGAAATTATTAAAGGTGAAAAAGAGTTTCCTTTAGGTAATATTGATTATCTTGAAAAGTATTTTACATATCTTTAA
- the hmgA gene encoding hydroxymethylglutaryl-CoA reductase (NADPH), with the protein MDLTEKEIIEKLESGEIKIFEIEKYTDTANQATDIRRKFIERQTGVELNHISKYSIDMTETAKKNIENPIGTIQVPVGVAGPITIHNEEETIETYVPLATTEGALLASVNRGCSVIRRSDGCNVSILSNQMTRSPVIKTKNTIDANKLKKWINDNFNEIKKVAESTTSHGKLLKIDPIAIVGRFVYPRFVYETGDSMGMNMVTIATEEALKLIEKENDIQVLALSGNFCVDKKAAAVNLIEGRGKSVVAEVIVPKEVVEKTLKTTTEAIVEVNYAKNLVGSAISGSYGYNAHFANMVAAIFLATGQDPAHVVEGSLGITTAENDNGDLYFSVTLPDLPVATVGGGTRLETATESLNLLGAKGSNKVERYASIVGGIVLAGELSLIGALAAGHLAKAHKQLGR; encoded by the coding sequence ATGGACTTAACAGAAAAAGAAATTATTGAAAAATTAGAATCTGGAGAAATAAAAATATTTGAAATAGAGAAATACACCGACACAGCAAATCAAGCAACAGATATACGAAGAAAATTTATTGAAAGACAAACAGGTGTTGAACTTAACCACATTTCAAAATATTCTATTGACATGACAGAAACTGCTAAGAAAAACATTGAAAATCCAATAGGAACAATACAAGTACCAGTAGGTGTAGCAGGACCTATAACCATACATAATGAAGAAGAAACTATTGAAACATATGTTCCTCTTGCCACAACAGAAGGAGCATTACTTGCAAGTGTAAATAGAGGATGTTCTGTTATAAGACGTTCAGATGGATGTAATGTATCTATATTATCTAATCAAATGACAAGATCCCCAGTAATTAAAACAAAAAATACAATAGATGCAAATAAATTAAAAAAATGGATAAATGATAACTTTAATGAGATAAAAAAAGTAGCTGAATCCACAACAAGTCATGGAAAATTATTAAAAATTGATCCAATAGCAATAGTTGGAAGATTTGTATATCCTAGATTTGTTTATGAAACTGGAGATAGTATGGGTATGAACATGGTGACAATTGCTACTGAAGAAGCATTAAAACTAATAGAAAAAGAAAATGATATCCAGGTTTTAGCTTTAAGTGGAAATTTCTGCGTAGATAAAAAAGCAGCTGCAGTAAATCTTATTGAAGGACGAGGAAAAAGTGTTGTAGCAGAAGTAATTGTTCCAAAAGAAGTGGTTGAAAAAACATTGAAAACTACTACTGAAGCAATAGTTGAAGTAAATTATGCTAAAAATCTTGTAGGATCTGCTATATCTGGAAGTTATGGTTATAATGCACATTTTGCAAATATGGTTGCAGCTATATTTTTAGCAACAGGACAAGACCCTGCACATGTAGTTGAAGGAAGTCTTGGAATTACAACTGCTGAAAACGATAATGGGGATTTATATTTCAGTGTAACATTACCTGACTTACCAGTGGCAACAGTAGGTGGAGGTACTCGTCTTGAAACAGCCACAGAATCACTTAATTTACTTGGAGCAAAAGGTTCTAATAAAGTAGAAAGATATGCTTCAATTGTTGGTGGAATTGTATTGGCAGGAGAATTATCATTAATTGGAGCTTTAGCAGCAGGACATTTAGCAAAAGCACATAAACAATTGGGAAGATAG
- the thrC gene encoding threonine synthase, with product MIRCISCGEEYDDNEIIYTCKKCGSILEVETNVDGIPRDTFENRRDNIWKYKEFLPVNAENRVSLDEGGTPFCKCEKIGEELGVDLYVKVEGSNPTGSFKDRGMSVGTTKAIDLGVDMVGCASTGNTSASLSAYAARAGLKCAVVLPSGKVALGKLAQAMFHGAKVFAIDGNFDDALETITELALDGELYLLNSINPFRLEGQKTIGFEVVHDLGWQSPDRIILPVGNAGNISAIWKGITEFREAGYIKDTPMMTGIQAENSAPIANAVKTGTETVTPVENPDTIATAIRIGAPVSSVKAMRAIKESNGTAETVSDDEILAAQKYLARTEGIGVEPASAASIAGLKKLAENGEIDKGERVVCIVTGHVLKDPNVAIDACEDPTPVSSDPNEIRNVIRTL from the coding sequence ATGATACGATGTATTTCTTGTGGAGAAGAATACGACGATAATGAAATTATATATACATGTAAAAAATGTGGATCAATACTTGAAGTAGAAACCAATGTAGATGGCATCCCACGTGATACCTTTGAAAACAGAAGAGATAATATCTGGAAATACAAAGAATTTTTACCAGTAAATGCTGAAAATAGAGTAAGTCTAGATGAAGGTGGAACACCATTTTGTAAATGTGAAAAAATCGGTGAAGAACTAGGAGTAGATCTCTACGTTAAAGTAGAAGGATCAAACCCTACCGGAAGTTTCAAAGACAGAGGAATGAGTGTAGGAACTACAAAAGCTATTGATTTAGGTGTAGATATGGTTGGATGTGCATCCACAGGTAACACATCAGCATCATTATCAGCATATGCAGCACGTGCAGGACTTAAATGTGCAGTAGTACTACCATCAGGAAAAGTAGCTTTAGGAAAACTAGCACAAGCAATGTTCCATGGAGCAAAAGTATTTGCTATTGATGGAAACTTTGATGATGCTCTTGAAACAATCACCGAATTAGCATTAGATGGTGAATTATATCTCCTAAATTCAATAAACCCATTCCGTCTTGAAGGACAAAAAACTATTGGATTTGAAGTTGTACATGACCTTGGATGGCAATCACCTGATAGAATAATATTACCAGTAGGTAATGCAGGAAACATTTCAGCAATATGGAAAGGTATAACTGAATTCAGAGAAGCAGGATACATTAAAGACACACCAATGATGACTGGTATTCAAGCAGAAAACAGTGCTCCAATAGCAAATGCAGTTAAAACAGGAACAGAAACAGTAACTCCTGTAGAAAATCCTGATACAATTGCAACAGCAATTAGAATAGGAGCACCTGTAAGTTCTGTTAAAGCTATGAGAGCAATTAAAGAATCAAATGGTACTGCAGAAACTGTAAGTGACGATGAAATCCTTGCAGCACAAAAATATCTTGCAAGAACAGAAGGTATTGGTGTAGAACCAGCATCTGCAGCATCTATTGCAGGACTTAAAAAATTAGCTGAAAACGGTGAAATTGATAAAGGAGAACGTGTTGTATGTATTGTAACAGGACACGTATTAAAAGATCCTAACGTAGCAATTGATGCATGTGAAGATCCTACACCAGTATCATCAGACCCTAATGAAATAAGAAATGTTATAAGAACTTTATAA
- the sucD gene encoding succinate--CoA ligase subunit alpha: MILLDENTHAIVQGITGKQGRFHTKDMLAYGTNIVAGTSPGKAGQTVEGVPVYNSIEEIKKHHPEVNASIIFIPAPYVKDAAFEAISELDLVIIITEHIPIRDTMEIVEYAKENNTILIGPNTPGIITPEIGKLGIMPTHIFQKGKVGLVSRSGTLTYEVASQISNSGIGISTAVGIGGDPVNGQNFTDILKKFEEDSETEKIVMLGEIGGIAEVKAAKYAEEHLTKPIVSFIAGVSAPLGKRMGHAGAIIEGTDGTAQNKKDLLAGHGVHVADRPADIVNIIKNL; encoded by the coding sequence ATGATATTATTAGATGAAAATACACATGCAATTGTTCAAGGAATTACTGGAAAACAAGGAAGATTTCATACAAAAGATATGTTAGCATATGGTACAAACATAGTAGCAGGAACAAGTCCTGGAAAAGCTGGACAAACAGTAGAAGGAGTTCCAGTATATAACTCTATAGAAGAAATCAAAAAACATCACCCTGAAGTTAATGCAAGTATCATCTTCATACCAGCCCCTTATGTTAAAGATGCAGCTTTTGAAGCAATATCTGAATTAGATTTAGTTATTATTATAACAGAACATATTCCAATAAGAGACACTATGGAAATTGTAGAATATGCAAAAGAAAATAATACAATACTAATTGGACCTAATACTCCTGGAATTATAACCCCAGAAATTGGTAAACTAGGAATTATGCCAACCCATATATTCCAAAAAGGAAAAGTAGGATTAGTATCTAGAAGTGGAACATTAACATACGAAGTAGCTAGTCAAATTAGTAATTCCGGAATTGGAATAAGCACTGCAGTAGGTATTGGTGGAGATCCAGTAAATGGACAAAACTTCACAGATATTCTTAAAAAATTCGAAGAAGATTCTGAAACTGAAAAAATAGTAATGCTTGGTGAAATTGGAGGAATTGCAGAAGTTAAAGCAGCAAAATATGCTGAAGAACATTTGACAAAACCAATAGTATCATTTATTGCAGGTGTATCTGCACCACTAGGTAAACGTATGGGACATGCAGGTGCAATTATTGAAGGAACTGATGGAACAGCACAAAACAAAAAAGATTTACTAGCAGGACATGGAGTTCATGTAGCAGATAGACCTGCAGATATTGTAAATATAATAAAAAACTTATAA
- a CDS encoding ribonuclease P protein component 4 produces the protein MQILFEQAEKEFSNHPERSDRYVKLTRNISTKYNIPLPDYWRGRFCKNCNKFLKPGTNLRVRLSKDTITRKCLECGNLVKVPYTRKKN, from the coding sequence ATGCAAATACTGTTTGAACAAGCAGAGAAGGAATTTTCCAATCACCCAGAACGATCTGATCGTTATGTTAAGTTAACTCGTAATATCTCTACTAAATATAATATACCATTACCTGATTATTGGCGAGGAAGGTTTTGTAAAAATTGTAACAAATTCCTTAAACCAGGAACTAACTTAAGAGTAAGACTTTCTAAAGACACTATAACAAGAAAATGTCTTGAATGTGGTAATTTAGTTAAAGTCCCTTACACTCGTAAGAAAAACTAG
- the aroC gene encoding chorismate synthase: protein MAANTTGEILKVTTFGLSHGIALGATIDGCPAGLPLTEEDIQIELNKRRPGTSKITTARDEKDQVEILSGVFNGKTDGTPITAIIRNKDQRSKNYDNLKNKPRPGHGDLCWQEKFGNYDYRGGGRGSGRVTIGHVIGGAVSKKLLEQNNITVTAHVTAIHNIKITKKLSLNEIKENITKNNVRCADLDKAQEMEEEILKLKEEGNSVGGIVEIIIDNVPLGLGQPVFDKIDGDLAKALMNLGAVKGVEVGLGFESSLLTGKEMNDEYYLDEHKIQSKTNNAGGILGGMTNGMPIILRIAVKPTPSVNGIQNTINLLEKKETTIEIEGRHDPCICPRITTVAESACSMVIADHMIRAGFIHPDKLE, encoded by the coding sequence ATGGCAGCAAACACAACAGGTGAAATATTAAAAGTAACTACTTTTGGATTAAGTCATGGAATAGCATTAGGTGCAACAATAGATGGATGTCCAGCAGGGTTACCTCTAACTGAAGAAGATATACAAATAGAATTAAATAAAAGAAGACCTGGAACAAGTAAAATAACAACAGCTCGAGATGAAAAAGACCAAGTAGAAATATTATCAGGAGTATTTAATGGAAAAACAGATGGAACACCAATAACTGCAATAATCAGGAATAAAGATCAAAGAAGTAAAAACTATGATAATTTAAAAAATAAGCCAAGACCAGGACATGGAGATTTATGCTGGCAAGAAAAATTTGGAAACTATGACTACCGTGGAGGAGGAAGAGGTAGTGGAAGAGTAACAATTGGGCATGTGATAGGAGGCGCAGTAAGTAAGAAATTATTAGAACAAAACAACATAACAGTCACAGCACATGTAACAGCCATACATAACATCAAAATAACAAAAAAACTATCATTAAATGAAATAAAAGAAAATATTACAAAAAATAATGTACGCTGTGCAGATTTAGATAAAGCACAAGAAATGGAAGAAGAAATACTAAAACTTAAGGAAGAAGGAAATAGTGTTGGAGGAATTGTTGAAATAATTATAGATAATGTTCCATTAGGCTTAGGACAACCTGTATTTGATAAAATAGATGGTGACTTAGCAAAAGCATTAATGAATCTAGGTGCAGTTAAAGGAGTTGAAGTAGGTCTTGGATTTGAAAGTTCATTATTAACAGGAAAAGAAATGAATGATGAATACTATTTAGATGAACATAAAATACAATCAAAAACAAATAATGCTGGAGGTATACTAGGTGGAATGACTAATGGTATGCCTATAATACTAAGAATAGCAGTTAAACCAACACCATCAGTAAATGGCATTCAAAATACTATTAATTTACTAGAAAAAAAAGAAACTACTATTGAAATTGAAGGACGTCATGATCCATGTATATGTCCAAGAATAACAACAGTAGCAGAATCTGCATGTAGTATGGTAATAGCAGATCATATGATAAGAGCAGGATTTATTCATCCTGATAAATTAGAATAA
- a CDS encoding TIGR00267 family protein, with product MNVTLKQIIKDYIEMSRYLALGSLDGILTVMSISLTAALMGIASGGNVNPTTVGLTGLSGGIAIALSNGYGSYVGEHAEEGKYIRDLESKMLLEERSLDDTIIHQEAKYRVFMSMLTHGSASFMGSFIPSIPFFLIGDIYTALATTLTICFVMLAVLGAYLGKISKESMLKTAVQIICVGIIIVVISFLIGGE from the coding sequence ATGAATGTTACACTAAAACAAATTATTAAAGATTATATAGAAATGAGCAGATATCTTGCATTAGGTTCACTAGATGGAATATTAACAGTTATGAGTATTTCCCTAACAGCTGCTTTGATGGGAATAGCATCAGGTGGAAATGTAAATCCTACTACTGTGGGTCTTACAGGACTAAGTGGTGGTATTGCTATAGCATTATCTAATGGTTATGGTTCATATGTAGGTGAACATGCAGAAGAAGGAAAATATATACGTGATTTAGAAAGTAAAATGCTTCTTGAAGAACGTAGTCTTGATGATACTATTATTCACCAGGAAGCTAAGTATCGTGTATTTATGAGTATGTTAACTCATGGTAGTGCTAGTTTTATGGGTTCATTCATACCATCAATTCCATTTTTCTTAATTGGTGATATTTACACTGCACTTGCCACTACACTCACAATTTGTTTTGTTATGTTAGCTGTGCTAGGAGCATATCTTGGAAAAATTTCAAAGGAAAGTATGCTGAAAACTGCTGTACAAATTATTTGTGTAGGTATAATTATAGTAGTTATAAGTTTCTTAATAGGTGGAGAATAA
- a CDS encoding YhbY family RNA-binding protein: MRNSLNAVEINVGKNGINENVIEEIKRQLKDGEIVKVRFSRTIASNKDDFLEEIVTGTKSKLIDVRGNVAVLYKRK; this comes from the coding sequence ATGAGAAATTCTTTAAATGCAGTTGAAATTAATGTTGGAAAAAACGGTATTAATGAAAATGTAATTGAAGAAATCAAACGTCAACTAAAAGATGGAGAAATTGTTAAAGTACGATTTTCTAGAACAATCGCATCTAATAAGGATGATTTTTTAGAAGAAATTGTTACTGGTACAAAGTCCAAATTAATTGATGTTAGAGGTAATGTAGCTGTATTATATAAGAGAAAATAA
- a CDS encoding MBL fold metallo-hydrolase: protein MKLQFLGTGGGRFATISQKRMTGGFRIDGIDDKNIHVDPGPGALVRSHQYGLNPRKINLILVSHSHTDHYNDAEVLIEAMTQGMTKRTGHVVGSESVINGTDELGPSISKYHQTKPKISVLNHGDEVKEDNLIIRGTKTNHGDPTCVGFNIKYNDFCISYTADTEYFPELADEHKGADILIGNVIKEGERKIKGHLRTDDFKQLIEEVQPKIAIMTHLGVNLIMNNPFQNTRVITQETGIRTIAATDGLTMNLDQYL, encoded by the coding sequence ATGAAACTACAATTCCTAGGAACTGGTGGTGGTCGTTTTGCTACTATCAGCCAGAAAAGAATGACTGGTGGTTTCAGAATTGATGGAATTGATGATAAAAACATACATGTGGACCCTGGGCCTGGAGCTTTAGTGCGAAGTCACCAATATGGGCTTAATCCTAGGAAAATTAACCTCATTTTAGTAAGTCATAGCCATACTGACCATTATAATGATGCTGAAGTATTAATTGAAGCTATGACTCAAGGAATGACAAAAAGAACAGGACATGTTGTTGGTAGTGAAAGTGTAATTAATGGAACTGATGAATTAGGTCCAAGTATTTCAAAATATCATCAAACAAAACCCAAGATATCAGTTTTGAATCATGGTGATGAAGTTAAAGAGGATAATCTTATAATAAGAGGTACTAAAACAAATCATGGTGATCCTACATGTGTAGGGTTTAATATAAAATACAATGATTTTTGTATTAGTTATACTGCAGATACAGAATATTTCCCAGAATTAGCAGATGAACATAAAGGTGCTGATATATTAATAGGAAATGTTATTAAAGAAGGTGAACGAAAAATCAAAGGTCATTTAAGAACTGATGATTTCAAACAACTAATAGAAGAAGTACAACCTAAAATAGCTATAATGACTCATTTAGGTGTAAATCTCATAATGAATAATCCATTCCAAAATACAAGAGTTATTACTCAGGAAACGGGTATTAGAACAATTGCAGCTACTGATGGATTAACCATGAATTTAGACCAATATCTTTAA
- the aroD gene encoding type I 3-dehydroquinate dehydratase yields the protein MGKDEESIIELVHKAIKQDVDYIELRLDVIENITSKKATDIINKIREITNTPIILTNRTKIEGGFFKGSEEERINILKENAPLVEITDIELSTNETLRQSVIDTANKTIISYHNFEITPSQNYLQDIITKAYKIGDIPKIAVKPLTLEDTFILVKLMMENKNMIGISMDKIGSYTRVLGPIIGAPVTYAAIDVESAPGQLDVKTTANIIKQLKN from the coding sequence ATAGGAAAAGATGAAGAAAGTATTATAGAACTAGTTCATAAAGCAATAAAACAGGATGTTGATTATATAGAACTACGATTAGATGTAATAGAAAATATAACATCAAAAAAAGCAACTGATATAATCAATAAAATCAGAGAAATAACAAATACGCCTATTATTTTAACTAATAGAACAAAAATAGAGGGTGGATTTTTTAAGGGTAGTGAAGAAGAGAGAATTAATATTCTTAAAGAAAATGCACCACTAGTAGAAATAACTGATATAGAACTAAGTACTAATGAAACATTAAGACAAAGTGTGATAGATACAGCCAATAAAACAATAATATCCTATCATAACTTTGAAATTACACCATCACAGAATTATTTACAAGACATTATAACAAAAGCATATAAAATAGGAGACATACCAAAAATAGCTGTAAAACCATTAACACTTGAAGATACATTTATTCTAGTAAAATTAATGATGGAAAATAAAAACATGATTGGAATATCTATGGATAAAATAGGTTCTTATACAAGAGTATTGGGTCCAATAATTGGTGCACCAGTAACATATGCTGCAATTGATGTTGAATCTGCTCCAGGACAATTAGATGTTAAAACAACAGCAAATATAATAAAACAATTAAAAAATTGA